A DNA window from Candidatus Bathyarchaeota archaeon contains the following coding sequences:
- a CDS encoding GDP-mannose 4,6-dehydratase produces MPSSYEGKNVLVTGGAGFIGSQLVIELRKRGAVVTVLDDFSFGDLRNIRKLKVKVICGDLREEEAVAKATKGQNIIFHLAARPFIPLCYQRPKEFFAVNADGTLNLMLAALNEDPEMIVHVSSSEVYGTAQYVPMDENHPVNPHSTYAVSKLAADRICFSLYKEHGMPIIIIRPFNTYGPRETHPYIIPTVISQLARSNKLMLGNVESSRDFTYVADTVRALLIAGQCKQAVGEVINIGSGKDVKIRDLVYLIAQLMGKKKIEIVQDKSKLRPYDVDRLCANYDKAKRILGWEPTISLENGLRKTIDWYLAKGQEWPWERNPFYIELLKLSSS; encoded by the coding sequence ATGCCATCTTCCTATGAAGGTAAAAACGTCCTCGTCACTGGGGGCGCAGGCTTCATTGGCTCTCAACTCGTTATTGAATTACGTAAGCGTGGAGCAGTTGTCACCGTGCTTGACGACTTCTCCTTTGGAGATCTTCGAAATATTCGGAAGCTTAAAGTGAAAGTGATTTGTGGTGATCTTCGGGAAGAAGAGGCAGTAGCTAAAGCCACAAAAGGACAAAACATAATCTTTCACCTCGCTGCAAGGCCATTCATTCCTCTCTGTTATCAACGGCCTAAGGAATTTTTCGCAGTTAACGCTGATGGGACTTTAAATCTTATGCTTGCAGCTCTAAATGAAGACCCAGAAATGATTGTTCACGTATCCTCCTCTGAAGTTTATGGGACCGCTCAGTATGTCCCGATGGATGAAAATCATCCGGTTAATCCCCACTCTACATATGCGGTCAGTAAACTGGCGGCTGACCGAATTTGTTTTTCTTTGTACAAGGAGCATGGAATGCCAATTATAATAATAAGACCATTCAACACATATGGCCCAAGGGAGACGCATCCATATATCATACCGACTGTGATTTCGCAGCTAGCGCGCTCAAATAAATTAATGCTTGGAAACGTTGAATCCTCCCGAGATTTTACTTATGTCGCTGACACAGTTAGAGCCCTCTTAATTGCGGGTCAATGCAAGCAAGCGGTTGGGGAAGTCATTAACATTGGGTCTGGTAAAGATGTCAAAATTCGTGACTTAGTCTACCTAATCGCTCAGCTGATGGGGAAGAAAAAAATTGAAATAGTTCAAGACAAATCAAAGCTTCGCCCATATGATGTAGATAGACTTTGCGCCAATTACGATAAAGCTAAGCGAATCTTGGGATGGGAGCCAACAATTTCCCTTGAAAATGGGTTAAGGAAAACAATCGACTGGTATCTCGCTAAGGGTCAAGAATGGCCGTGGGAGCGGAATCCATTCTACATTGAACTTCTTAAACTCTCGTC
- a CDS encoding DUF354 domain-containing protein, whose amino-acid sequence MARVWIDILTPKQVMFFGELSRRLEAKGHDVLRTTRRYREVNQLLGLKEVEALVVGKHGGPTLEGKLEASSRRVLKLGKLIAKYSPTVAISFSSPEAARVAFGLGIPHFCISDSPHAEAVMRLSIPVSRYLFTPKIIPLKAWYRFGATPDMILQYNALDPVVWIRALQPDARVLDQLKLTKDKPIIVFRIEETFAAYLLRRVSDQGSVITPIIQTLLGKVGNTMQIVVIPRYGIQARAIRNAFGAQVIIPETVIDGPSLLSFASIFVGAGGTMTAEAALLGVPTISCYPAELTYVDKYLLREGLITHSTDPEKIVRRILQILTDPEAFRRIQKAKAQKLISEMEDPIDVIMRALEPYLVSS is encoded by the coding sequence TTGGCTCGGGTATGGATTGACATTTTAACTCCCAAACAGGTTATGTTCTTCGGGGAGTTAAGTCGCAGATTAGAGGCTAAAGGGCATGATGTTTTGAGGACAACGCGGCGCTACAGGGAGGTCAATCAACTTCTCGGGTTGAAAGAAGTTGAGGCGTTGGTTGTGGGAAAGCATGGGGGACCAACCCTTGAGGGAAAGTTAGAGGCTAGTTCCCGAAGGGTTTTAAAGCTTGGGAAATTAATCGCAAAATATAGCCCAACTGTGGCTATCTCTTTCTCCTCACCTGAGGCTGCACGTGTTGCCTTTGGCTTAGGAATCCCACATTTTTGTATCAGCGACTCTCCACATGCTGAAGCTGTGATGCGTCTATCCATTCCAGTTTCAAGGTACCTTTTCACCCCGAAAATTATTCCCCTGAAGGCATGGTACAGATTCGGGGCAACCCCAGACATGATTTTACAATATAATGCTCTTGATCCAGTCGTTTGGATTAGGGCACTTCAACCTGATGCCAGGGTGTTAGATCAACTGAAACTTACCAAAGACAAACCAATCATTGTCTTTAGGATTGAAGAAACGTTTGCAGCCTATCTCCTTAGAAGAGTGAGCGATCAAGGATCAGTTATTACGCCAATAATTCAAACTCTTCTTGGGAAAGTTGGAAACACTATGCAAATCGTAGTTATTCCTCGCTATGGCATCCAAGCTCGAGCTATAAGGAATGCGTTTGGTGCGCAGGTGATTATTCCGGAAACTGTAATCGATGGCCCTAGCTTACTCTCCTTCGCATCTATCTTCGTCGGTGCTGGTGGCACTATGACTGCTGAGGCCGCATTGCTAGGTGTTCCAACAATTTCATGTTATCCAGCTGAACTTACATATGTTGACAAATACCTTCTGAGGGAAGGATTAATCACGCATTCTACTGATCCGGAAAAAATAGTGAGAAGAATTCTTCAAATTCTAACCGACCCAGAGGCGTTTCGCAGGATCCAGAAAGCGAAGGCGCAAAAGTTGATTAGTGAAATGGAGGATCCAATTGACGTAATTATGCGTGCGCTTGAGCCATATCTTGTTTCTTCTTGA
- a CDS encoding nucleotide sugar dehydrogenase, translated as MNFIKMSSEEVKAKVNNCDITICIVGLGYVGLCIASVLADIGYRVIGADVDSKIIQTVKRGKAPFYESELDQLVKKVVASGRLTPTSDVAGATRKSDAVIITVGTPPDKSGRISLEYLKAACKQVGEGLTEGKLIILKSTVPPGTTNTVVRPILEQSSSLKVTKDFLLVYCPERLAEGKAIQELRILPEIIGGVDKKGSEIAATIFAKLGVQTIQVSKPEVAELVKLADNAWIDLSIAYANELAKICEKTGVDVQEVISAANTLPEVRNWHMLRPGLAGGSCLTKDPLFLLAYAKERGAEIRLPAIARRINKRMYLHIAGLIEDAFKEMGKALRGSRVSILGLAFKGDVSDLRGSQAVSLARKLAMEGVSVKAYDPFVTKAPKGICTEPDLLSAVKNSDCVVVATEHTVFKQINLEEIAKCVSKPCGIVDARGIINPISAVKLGFIWRGLGRPVEAFQGG; from the coding sequence TTGAACTTTATTAAAATGAGCTCTGAAGAAGTTAAGGCTAAGGTAAATAATTGCGACATAACCATTTGTATCGTCGGGTTAGGCTACGTCGGTCTCTGCATTGCCAGCGTCCTTGCAGACATTGGGTATAGAGTTATTGGGGCGGACGTAGATTCCAAAATTATTCAAACCGTAAAACGCGGGAAAGCCCCCTTCTACGAATCTGAATTAGACCAGCTGGTAAAGAAAGTCGTAGCTAGTGGAAGGCTAACACCGACATCCGATGTCGCGGGGGCGACAAGAAAAAGCGATGCAGTAATCATAACTGTGGGAACCCCGCCCGATAAAAGTGGCAGGATCAGTTTAGAATATCTAAAAGCCGCCTGCAAGCAGGTTGGGGAGGGATTAACAGAAGGCAAGCTTATAATCTTAAAATCTACTGTCCCTCCAGGAACAACGAACACGGTTGTACGGCCCATTCTAGAGCAGTCATCTAGCCTAAAAGTGACCAAAGACTTCCTTCTCGTATACTGTCCAGAGCGGTTGGCTGAGGGGAAAGCAATCCAAGAGTTAAGGATTCTGCCGGAAATCATTGGCGGCGTTGACAAGAAGGGTTCAGAAATAGCTGCAACTATCTTCGCGAAGTTGGGTGTACAAACTATTCAAGTGAGTAAGCCAGAGGTAGCTGAATTGGTTAAGCTTGCCGACAATGCTTGGATTGACTTGTCTATTGCTTACGCCAACGAGCTTGCGAAAATTTGCGAGAAAACAGGTGTTGACGTGCAGGAGGTAATATCTGCGGCAAACACCTTACCTGAAGTACGGAATTGGCATATGCTTCGTCCCGGCTTAGCAGGGGGCAGTTGTCTAACTAAGGATCCCCTTTTCCTTCTGGCTTATGCCAAAGAAAGGGGAGCTGAAATCCGCCTTCCAGCCATTGCTAGAAGAATTAACAAGCGCATGTATCTCCACATCGCGGGGTTAATTGAAGATGCCTTTAAGGAAATGGGAAAGGCGCTGCGAGGCTCAAGGGTTTCCATTTTGGGGCTCGCATTTAAGGGAGATGTTAGCGACCTAAGAGGTTCCCAAGCGGTATCTCTTGCTCGAAAACTGGCTATGGAAGGCGTGTCGGTCAAAGCCTACGACCCATTTGTTACCAAAGCGCCAAAGGGCATCTGCACGGAACCCGATTTATTATCAGCCGTGAAGAATTCGGACTGCGTTGTAGTCGCCACAGAACATACCGTTTTTAAGCAAATTAACCTTGAAGAAATTGCAAAATGCGTTAGTAAACCATGTGGTATCGTGGATGCTCGAGGAATAATTAATCCCATCAGTGCTGTAAAATTAGGTTTCATTTGGCGGGGGCTTGGAAGACCGGTTGAAGCTTTTCAAGGAGGTTGA
- a CDS encoding DegT/DnrJ/EryC1/StrS family aminotransferase yields MPFAVPYITDEDVAAVAETVRRAQLSQGSKVEEFEQAFANYLGAKYAVAVSNCTVALHVALAALGIKQGDEVIVPPFTFIATANAVIYQNAKPVFADIDPKTYNIDPNQVKKAITSKTKAIIPVHYGGHPAEMDEIMEIAEKHGLTVIEDAAEAHGAEYKGKKAGNLAHLACFSFYPNKSMTTGEGGMIVTNDGNLAETMKLLRTHGQDYRYHHILLGYNYRMTELQAALGVVQLKRLDKIVNYKQTLARYYNEQLSEIAGLELPYVSPYVKHGYFLYTIRVKNRDKVQAHLEKNGIETRICFPSVHLQPIYRQLYGYKGGEYPISEKASDTVLSIPIHYLLSRDDQEYIVKHLKEALKTV; encoded by the coding sequence ATTCCATTTGCTGTTCCATATATTACTGATGAGGATGTTGCCGCGGTCGCTGAAACCGTACGGCGAGCTCAGTTATCTCAAGGCTCCAAGGTTGAGGAGTTTGAACAAGCCTTTGCAAATTATCTCGGCGCTAAATACGCAGTTGCAGTGTCCAACTGTACGGTTGCTTTGCATGTCGCTCTGGCTGCACTCGGCATCAAACAGGGCGATGAGGTAATTGTTCCCCCTTTCACATTTATTGCTACTGCTAATGCTGTTATATATCAAAATGCGAAACCCGTTTTCGCAGATATCGATCCCAAAACTTACAATATAGATCCAAACCAAGTCAAGAAAGCAATCACTTCCAAAACCAAAGCAATCATTCCAGTTCACTATGGAGGACATCCTGCAGAGATGGATGAAATTATGGAAATCGCTGAAAAACACGGTTTAACAGTTATTGAAGACGCCGCTGAGGCTCATGGTGCAGAGTATAAAGGCAAGAAAGCCGGCAATCTCGCCCACTTGGCATGCTTCTCATTCTATCCAAACAAATCTATGACAACTGGCGAAGGAGGAATGATCGTTACCAATGACGGTAATTTGGCTGAAACGATGAAACTGCTTCGAACTCACGGTCAAGATTACAGATATCACCATATCCTGCTAGGATATAATTATCGAATGACTGAACTTCAAGCTGCACTGGGTGTTGTTCAACTTAAACGACTAGATAAAATCGTGAACTATAAGCAAACCTTAGCCCGTTACTATAATGAGCAACTATCTGAGATTGCAGGGCTTGAGCTACCTTACGTCAGCCCTTACGTGAAACACGGCTATTTTCTTTACACAATACGGGTAAAAAACAGAGACAAAGTCCAAGCCCACCTTGAGAAAAACGGAATTGAAACCCGTATCTGTTTCCCTTCCGTCCATCTCCAACCCATTTACCGCCAACTCTACGGTTACAAGGGTGGGGAATATCCAATATCTGAGAAAGCTTCCGATACCGTGTTATCCATTCCAATCCATTACTTACTAAGCAGGGACGATCAAGAATACATCGTCAAACATTTAAAAGAAGCCTTAAAAACTGTCTAG